One window of Dyadobacter sandarakinus genomic DNA carries:
- a CDS encoding OmpH family outer membrane protein, protein MNNNTSLIWNIVLTLAVAVLFFLHFSGKPSTDSGAAADGSVVAGRRTVYVQVDSLLKNYEFFKDTKKELENKNFQLENELTTKGRSLQNEVAFFQQKAQTMTPEQARSTEAQLMKKQQDLVAYRDQSAQALGQEEAKKNEELYKNIRAYIERYNKENGFEYVLGYSLGGGILFANPSLDVTQKILDGLNKEYKEKGKPAPSDSAKKE, encoded by the coding sequence GTGAACAATAATACTTCGTTGATTTGGAACATCGTGCTTACGCTTGCAGTGGCGGTGTTATTTTTCCTGCACTTTTCAGGCAAACCCTCTACAGACTCGGGAGCAGCAGCAGATGGCAGCGTCGTAGCGGGCCGGCGTACGGTTTATGTTCAGGTCGACTCTCTCCTGAAAAACTATGAGTTTTTCAAAGACACTAAAAAAGAACTCGAAAACAAGAACTTCCAGCTGGAAAACGAACTGACCACAAAAGGCCGTTCATTGCAGAATGAGGTAGCTTTCTTTCAGCAAAAAGCACAAACAATGACTCCTGAGCAGGCTCGCTCCACAGAGGCGCAGCTGATGAAAAAACAGCAGGACCTGGTAGCTTACCGTGACCAGTCCGCACAGGCGTTGGGACAGGAGGAAGCCAAAAAGAATGAGGAGCTTTACAAAAATATCCGTGCTTATATCGAGCGGTACAACAAGGAAAACGGCTTTGAATATGTACTTGGCTATTCTCTTGGAGGCGGTATCCTGTTTGCCAACCCATCACTGGATGTGACCCAGAAAATCCTGGACGGACTTAACAAGGAATACAAGGAAAAAGGAAAGCCTGCTCCTTCTGACTCTGCCAAGAAAGAATAG
- a CDS encoding AlbA family DNA-binding domain-containing protein, translated as MELRLLKELVKKGEGEHVEFKLKSSHPEKIVRELVAFANTGGGRLFVGVGDDRTIKGLKDADEDDYALTKAIDKYIFPKLSYKKERVAVSPDRDVLVLTVPRSVDKPHYVTDELGARQAYIRVDDKSIQASREMKEIMRRGRGERDIRFQYGEKEELLMKLLGEKESITVDLFAAFAGIPRKIASNTLVVMVLARVLEVHPHEILDKFTMSMAYQSN; from the coding sequence ATGGAACTTCGACTGTTAAAAGAGTTGGTAAAGAAAGGAGAGGGTGAGCATGTGGAGTTCAAACTGAAGTCCAGTCACCCCGAGAAGATTGTCCGCGAGCTGGTTGCATTTGCCAATACAGGAGGCGGCAGGTTGTTTGTCGGAGTTGGAGATGACAGGACGATCAAGGGCCTCAAAGATGCAGACGAGGATGACTACGCACTTACCAAGGCCATCGACAAGTATATTTTTCCCAAATTAAGCTACAAAAAGGAGCGTGTTGCCGTGAGTCCCGACCGGGATGTGCTGGTATTAACCGTACCACGCAGTGTGGATAAACCTCACTATGTTACAGATGAGCTTGGTGCCCGTCAGGCTTACATCCGGGTTGACGATAAATCCATTCAGGCCAGCCGCGAAATGAAAGAAATCATGCGCCGTGGCCGTGGAGAGCGGGATATCCGCTTTCAGTATGGTGAAAAGGAGGAACTGCTGATGAAGCTGCTCGGCGAAAAAGAGTCTATTACTGTTGACCTCTTTGCGGCATTTGCCGGAATTCCCCGCAAAATCGCTTCCAATACACTTGTAGTGATGGTACTTGCACGCGTGCTGGAAGTGCACCCTCACGAAATACTCGACAAGTTTACCATGTCAATGGCGTACCAGTCCAACTAG
- a CDS encoding dihydrodipicolinate synthase family protein, translated as MKADFIPALSLPKGFIPVMLTPFQDNGAIDYDGLRALTDLYIAAGAAGLFANCLSSEMYELTEQERLDVTSTVVEQAAGRVPVVATGTFPGTVEEQADFVKRIYNTGVQAVIVISGLMAREDEPEEVFIQNMQKLLELTDQIPLGLYECPAPYKRLINSAQLAKLLGTGRLIYLKDTCLDIEEVRRRIKVADGYHFGLYDAYMEHAAESLSAGAAGLSCIQGNIYPELIVWLCRHYNDPGRQDDVARVQQFFTDSMQLVHTAYPTIAKYSLQKRGFPISTYTRREVEPLTPELKGKMDVLLEEVDQLQAELGISGIFNKSAAHSSSSFQI; from the coding sequence ATGAAAGCTGATTTCATTCCGGCTTTGTCACTGCCCAAAGGATTTATCCCTGTCATGCTCACGCCCTTTCAGGACAATGGAGCTATTGACTACGACGGGCTGCGCGCATTGACAGACCTGTATATCGCAGCCGGGGCAGCCGGCTTGTTCGCCAATTGTCTATCCAGCGAAATGTATGAGCTTACGGAGCAGGAGCGACTTGACGTGACCAGTACGGTTGTGGAGCAGGCCGCCGGGCGGGTGCCAGTAGTAGCAACCGGTACATTCCCGGGCACGGTGGAAGAGCAGGCAGACTTTGTAAAACGTATATATAATACCGGTGTACAGGCAGTGATTGTAATTTCAGGCTTGATGGCCCGGGAAGATGAGCCGGAAGAAGTTTTTATACAAAACATGCAGAAGCTCCTGGAACTTACAGATCAGATTCCACTCGGGCTGTATGAATGTCCGGCACCTTATAAAAGGCTGATCAATAGCGCACAGCTTGCAAAGTTGCTCGGCACCGGAAGGCTGATTTACCTGAAAGATACCTGTCTGGACATTGAAGAAGTACGCCGCCGGATCAAAGTGGCCGATGGTTATCATTTTGGCTTGTATGATGCTTACATGGAGCATGCCGCCGAGTCGCTCTCGGCAGGTGCGGCAGGACTTTCGTGCATTCAGGGAAACATTTATCCCGAGCTCATCGTGTGGCTTTGCAGGCATTACAACGATCCGGGCAGGCAGGACGATGTGGCACGCGTGCAGCAATTTTTCACGGATTCAATGCAACTTGTGCATACAGCATATCCCACGATCGCCAAATACAGTCTGCAAAAAAGAGGCTTTCCCATTTCAACCTACACCCGCCGGGAAGTGGAACCACTCACGCCGGAGCTGAAAGGGAAAATGGATGTGTTGCTGGAAGAGGTTGATCAGTTGCAGGCAGAGCTGGGTATTTCAGGGATTTTCAATAAAAGTGCAGCCCATTCCTCATCATCTTTTCAGATCTGA
- a CDS encoding VTT domain-containing protein, giving the protein MEKPAHKKFSVPVVISLLLTIIPLVTTSLITAWAIGHESLLRTWSLQTWIMVSVMLTITSSVALTPPTFLALVYGYFLGWIAMPLLFGLNLGAIALIYITANFFHAASVRDSLVRIYPQVSGLLRRFYQNELRVIFFAKLSPVLPFTITNLFFAVAGARLKQVLVGGMLGMVPRTVLAVWAGREARDIRYLLEHPNEGLWTKVILILLIAVSTLGMGYLFKDRRPA; this is encoded by the coding sequence GTGGAAAAACCCGCACATAAAAAGTTCTCAGTACCCGTGGTTATCAGTCTGCTGTTGACCATCATTCCGCTTGTCACTACCTCACTGATTACGGCCTGGGCGATCGGGCACGAGAGCTTGCTGCGCACGTGGTCGCTTCAAACCTGGATTATGGTGTCAGTCATGCTGACCATCACATCCTCAGTGGCGCTCACGCCGCCTACTTTCCTGGCATTGGTATACGGGTATTTTCTGGGCTGGATCGCCATGCCGCTGCTGTTCGGACTTAATCTGGGCGCAATTGCATTGATCTATATTACGGCCAATTTCTTCCATGCTGCCTCCGTGCGCGACTCACTGGTGCGGATTTATCCGCAGGTAAGTGGCCTGTTGCGCAGGTTTTATCAGAATGAGCTGCGGGTGATCTTTTTTGCCAAACTTTCGCCTGTATTGCCATTTACGATTACAAACCTGTTTTTTGCTGTGGCAGGTGCACGTTTGAAGCAGGTACTTGTAGGCGGAATGCTGGGGATGGTACCGCGCACAGTGCTGGCGGTTTGGGCCGGTCGTGAGGCCCGTGATATCCGCTACCTGCTCGAACATCCCAATGAAGGTCTTTGGACCAAAGTAATCCTTATTCTTCTCATCGCTGTATCTACCCTCGGCATGGGGTACCTTTTCAAAGACCGCAGGCCAGCATAG
- a CDS encoding DUF2795 domain-containing protein: MYWTLELASYLEDAPWPATKDELIDFAIRTGAPLEVVENLQELEDDGQPYESIEEIWPDYPTKDDFFFNEDEY; the protein is encoded by the coding sequence ATGTACTGGACTCTCGAACTTGCGTCATACCTTGAAGATGCTCCCTGGCCAGCTACTAAAGACGAGCTAATTGACTTTGCAATCAGAACAGGAGCTCCTTTAGAAGTAGTTGAAAACCTCCAGGAGCTGGAAGATGACGGTCAGCCTTATGAAAGCATAGAGGAGATTTGGCCCGATTATCCTACAAAAGATGATTTCTTTTTCAATGAAGATGAATATTAA
- a CDS encoding penicillin acylase family protein: protein MKFVKVIFSLAITLGLVYILDNPLAPAPALGPFLSPFTGFWQNGEKAAVTGDERLVHADSLHDEVIIRYDDTGVPHIFAKNNFDLYFAQGYVTARDRLWQMDLQTRAASGRLSEILGERTLTMDLQSRRLGMTYGAEENIRAAMLDPRSREALLGYTAGINAYIRQLAPKDYPIEFKLLGYKPELWKPVNTMYMLEQMTLNLAGRSNDLAMTHVLNHFGADITANLFPDYPMVQESPVIPAGTPWNFEPLPVLEPVAARTQRGGRHTFHPANALAAPDKKPEGIGSNNWAVSAEKSATGYPILANDPHLDLSLPSIWYQAQLHAPGLNVYGVALPGVPGIVIGFNERVAWGVTNTDADVFDLYKINFKDADRKVYWHDHQWKATSVREETIFVKGRAPVKEQIVYTHHGPVTDSDHTEPFPNLAVKWIGHEPGNSLMTFYDLNRSANYDDYRKALTSYVGPAQNFAFADNSKNIAITVNGKLPLKYKDQGKFILDGSNADEDWQGWIPAEQNPFIRNPARGFVSSANQSSTDPTYPYYINWVFAPSERAIRINERLQSMSGATADSLRMLQNDNLNILARTLLPTLLPIVEQTKLNVTQRAARILLSNWNLENSAGSVPASIFEEWMPLLRQAIWADDLEGGMEIPTRDRTTYLILHEPGLHWFDDKSTPGKETREDIVAGTFKAALDSLAKKHGPMSQAWQWGQVKNTEIRHLSRSLAAFNAPPVISGGGSGIVNATTQRKGPSWRMVVELGRQPRAFGIYPGGQSGNPGSPFYLNLLPKWEAGELNELVFLTSAGQQNPRMLYSLSLKKHKDS from the coding sequence ATGAAGTTCGTAAAAGTAATTTTCAGTCTGGCTATCACGCTTGGGCTCGTTTACATTCTTGATAATCCGCTGGCCCCTGCTCCTGCGCTGGGGCCTTTTCTTTCTCCGTTTACGGGATTTTGGCAAAATGGTGAAAAGGCTGCTGTGACCGGAGACGAGCGCCTCGTGCATGCCGACAGCCTGCATGATGAAGTGATTATCCGCTATGATGACACCGGCGTACCCCACATTTTTGCTAAAAACAACTTCGACCTGTACTTTGCCCAGGGGTATGTCACGGCCCGGGACCGCTTATGGCAAATGGACCTTCAAACCCGTGCAGCCAGCGGCAGGCTTTCGGAAATATTGGGCGAGCGCACCCTGACCATGGATCTGCAGAGCCGGAGACTCGGGATGACTTACGGGGCGGAAGAAAATATACGGGCTGCCATGCTGGACCCGCGCTCACGGGAAGCATTGCTGGGGTATACTGCCGGCATTAATGCATACATCCGCCAGCTTGCACCCAAGGATTACCCGATTGAATTCAAGCTGCTGGGGTACAAGCCGGAACTCTGGAAGCCGGTAAATACCATGTATATGCTGGAACAAATGACGCTGAACCTGGCCGGCCGCTCCAATGATCTTGCGATGACACACGTCCTGAATCATTTCGGTGCTGATATTACTGCCAATCTTTTCCCCGATTACCCGATGGTGCAGGAGAGCCCGGTAATTCCGGCAGGTACGCCATGGAACTTTGAACCGCTGCCCGTGCTCGAACCGGTAGCGGCACGTACACAAAGAGGCGGACGTCACACTTTTCATCCTGCCAATGCATTAGCCGCCCCGGACAAAAAGCCGGAAGGTATCGGAAGCAACAACTGGGCAGTGAGTGCCGAAAAATCTGCAACCGGCTATCCTATCCTGGCCAATGATCCTCATCTCGACCTTTCGCTACCTTCCATATGGTATCAGGCGCAGCTGCATGCGCCCGGACTGAATGTATATGGTGTGGCATTGCCGGGAGTTCCGGGAATTGTTATCGGGTTTAATGAGCGTGTAGCCTGGGGCGTCACCAATACGGATGCGGATGTTTTCGATTTGTATAAAATAAATTTCAAGGATGCTGACAGAAAGGTATACTGGCATGATCACCAGTGGAAAGCGACCAGCGTACGCGAAGAGACGATATTTGTAAAAGGCAGAGCGCCGGTAAAGGAGCAGATTGTCTACACGCATCATGGTCCGGTTACAGACTCTGACCATACGGAACCCTTTCCAAATCTGGCCGTCAAATGGATTGGGCATGAGCCCGGCAACAGCCTCATGACATTTTATGACCTGAACCGCTCCGCCAACTACGATGATTACCGCAAGGCATTGACAAGCTATGTAGGTCCTGCGCAAAATTTTGCTTTTGCAGATAACAGCAAAAACATTGCTATCACGGTCAATGGAAAACTGCCTTTGAAATATAAAGATCAGGGTAAATTTATCCTCGATGGATCCAATGCAGATGAAGACTGGCAGGGCTGGATACCGGCTGAGCAAAATCCATTTATCAGAAATCCGGCGCGTGGGTTTGTAAGCAGTGCCAATCAGTCGTCCACTGATCCTACCTATCCTTATTATATCAACTGGGTTTTTGCACCTTCGGAGCGGGCAATCCGCATCAACGAACGCCTGCAAAGCATGTCGGGCGCTACGGCCGACAGCCTGCGCATGTTGCAGAACGATAACCTGAATATCCTTGCGAGAACCTTGCTGCCGACTTTACTGCCCATTGTAGAACAAACAAAGCTGAATGTCACGCAGCGTGCAGCTAGGATTTTGCTGAGTAATTGGAATTTAGAGAATTCTGCCGGCTCTGTACCTGCATCTATTTTTGAAGAATGGATGCCCTTGCTGCGGCAGGCTATCTGGGCTGACGATTTGGAGGGGGGAATGGAAATACCCACCCGCGACCGCACCACTTACCTGATCCTGCATGAGCCCGGGCTGCATTGGTTTGATGATAAAAGTACTCCCGGAAAGGAAACCCGGGAAGACATCGTAGCAGGCACTTTCAAAGCTGCGCTCGACAGCCTTGCAAAAAAGCACGGGCCTATGAGCCAGGCCTGGCAGTGGGGCCAGGTCAAAAACACCGAGATCAGGCATTTGAGCCGGAGCCTTGCAGCATTCAACGCTCCTCCGGTTATATCGGGTGGCGGCAGCGGAATCGTCAATGCTACTACCCAGCGGAAAGGTCCGTCGTGGCGCATGGTTGTGGAATTGGGCAGGCAGCCCAGAGCTTTCGGCATTTATCCGGGAGGCCAGTCAGGCAACCCGGGTAGTCCGTTTTACCTGAACCTGTTGCCGAAATGGGAAGCCGGGGAGTTAAATGAACTGGTTTTTCTCACATCCGCAGGCCAGCAAAATCCCCGCATGCTTTATTCGCTTTCATTGAAAAAACACAAAGATTCATGA
- a CDS encoding sodium:solute symporter encodes MKSLPFVDLLIVLAYLAGMVAVGIYFSRKNTSADQFTTASGKIPGWAIGISIYATFLSSNTFLGVPGKAFGSNWNSFVFSLSMPLAAWIATKYFIPFYRSTGEVSAYTHLEHRFGGWARTYAVVCFLLTQLARMGSIFFGIALSLQALTGFPMSAIMIVTGICIVLYTVLGGMEAVIWTEVAQGVIKTLGAVIILYLVIAGTNGGVSRIMEVGQSADKFSLGTFKPDFTQSSFWVVLLYGFFMNLNNFGMDQNYVQRYHTTSSVKEAARSVWLCVYLYLPVSLLFFFLGSCLFAYYEANPELLNVVKMQVAAERLSGGSPDAVARLMTTLTPSDYGDKVMPHFMVTKVPAGLLGLIIAAIMSAAMSTISSGMNASATVFSVDIYQKYIRPDLDSRTALRVLYVATTVFGLLGMITGIAMIGVKSVLDVWWMLSGIFAGGMLGLFLLGIISKSTKNAEALTATLLGIAIIIWMTFSTSLPDRYSFIRNPLHQNMIMVVSTLSIFLTGIVLTRLKRRPARHTDVVVDSH; translated from the coding sequence ATGAAATCCTTGCCTTTTGTTGACCTTCTGATCGTATTGGCATACCTGGCAGGGATGGTAGCCGTAGGTATTTATTTTTCAAGAAAAAACACCAGTGCCGACCAGTTTACCACTGCTTCGGGCAAAATTCCGGGCTGGGCAATCGGCATATCCATTTACGCAACTTTCCTGAGCAGCAACACCTTTCTCGGGGTACCGGGCAAAGCATTCGGCAGCAACTGGAATTCGTTCGTATTCAGCCTTTCCATGCCGCTGGCCGCGTGGATTGCGACGAAGTACTTTATTCCGTTTTATAGAAGCACAGGCGAAGTATCCGCCTACACGCACCTGGAACACCGATTTGGCGGTTGGGCCCGGACTTACGCCGTAGTTTGTTTCCTGCTTACCCAGCTGGCCCGCATGGGCTCCATATTCTTTGGCATTGCATTGAGTCTGCAGGCGCTCACCGGTTTTCCTATGTCTGCGATCATGATTGTCACCGGCATCTGCATTGTATTGTATACCGTGCTGGGAGGAATGGAAGCCGTGATATGGACGGAAGTTGCTCAGGGTGTGATCAAAACGCTTGGCGCTGTCATCATTCTTTATCTTGTGATTGCAGGTACCAATGGAGGAGTAAGCCGAATTATGGAGGTAGGCCAATCTGCTGATAAATTCAGTCTTGGCACATTTAAGCCTGATTTTACACAATCCTCCTTCTGGGTAGTGCTGCTGTACGGCTTTTTTATGAACCTCAATAATTTTGGAATGGACCAGAATTATGTACAGCGATACCATACTACTTCCTCCGTGAAGGAGGCAGCCCGGTCGGTATGGTTGTGCGTGTATCTGTACCTGCCTGTGTCACTGCTCTTTTTTTTCCTGGGAAGTTGTTTGTTTGCCTACTATGAAGCCAATCCGGAGTTGCTGAATGTGGTTAAGATGCAGGTTGCGGCCGAAAGGCTGTCGGGCGGCTCGCCGGATGCGGTGGCCAGGTTGATGACTACGCTTACGCCTTCAGACTATGGTGACAAGGTTATGCCGCATTTTATGGTAACCAAAGTTCCTGCTGGTCTCCTAGGCCTGATCATTGCAGCGATTATGTCCGCCGCGATGAGTACGATCAGCTCGGGAATGAATGCATCTGCAACCGTTTTTTCAGTCGATATTTATCAAAAGTACATTCGTCCTGACCTTGATTCGCGTACGGCACTACGTGTTCTGTATGTAGCAACTACTGTCTTTGGACTACTGGGAATGATTACGGGCATTGCCATGATCGGTGTCAAAAGTGTGCTTGATGTGTGGTGGATGCTTTCGGGCATTTTTGCCGGCGGAATGCTGGGGCTGTTTTTGCTTGGAATTATTTCAAAAAGTACAAAGAATGCAGAGGCACTTACAGCCACGCTGCTGGGAATTGCTATTATCATCTGGATGACTTTTTCCACCAGTCTGCCCGACCGGTACAGCTTTATCCGGAACCCGCTACATCAAAACATGATCATGGTCGTAAGTACGCTCTCGATTTTCCTGACGGGCATTGTACTGACCCGGCTTAAACGCAGGCCCGCCCGCCATACTGACGTGGTAGTCGACAGCCACTAA
- a CDS encoding DUF3127 domain-containing protein, with protein MELTGTVIALLPEVNGQGKNGNWRKQEFILEIPSQYPKKVCISLWGDRIDQAGLRINDSVTASIDIESREYNSRWYTEVKAWKVEKAGSAASTGNSGQAAGATGGGFPSVTTFTEDESDDLPF; from the coding sequence ATGGAATTGACAGGAACAGTAATCGCATTGCTGCCCGAAGTGAATGGACAAGGCAAAAACGGCAATTGGCGCAAGCAGGAGTTTATTCTGGAAATCCCTTCCCAATACCCTAAGAAAGTGTGTATATCGCTCTGGGGCGATCGCATTGACCAGGCGGGTTTGCGCATAAATGACTCCGTGACGGCATCTATCGACATTGAAAGCCGCGAGTACAATTCGCGCTGGTACACCGAAGTAAAAGCATGGAAAGTTGAGAAAGCCGGCAGTGCAGCCAGCACAGGCAACTCAGGTCAGGCTGCTGGTGCAACCGGAGGCGGGTTCCCGTCGGTTACTACTTTCACTGAGGACGAGTCCGACGATCTTCCGTTCTGA
- a CDS encoding trans-sulfuration enzyme family protein — MKFGTKAIHAGVQPDPATSAIMTPIYQTSTYALESPGKHKGYTYSRSHNPTRTALQEALASLENGTAGICFASGQAATDAVLKMYRPGDEIIVSSDLYGGTYRIMKKLYEPAGLIFRFADLSEPRILHELITEKTKLVWIETPTNPLLKITDIGQITTICKSKGVQVAVDNTFASPYLQNPLDLGADIVMHSVTKYLGGHSDVIMGALIVRDEGLSETLSFIQNTAGAVPGPQDCFLVLRGLKTLHLRMQRHCENAAVVAQWLTENPKVGAVYYPGLAAHPQHELARKQMRGFGGMLSFELKGDVYDDAVRVFERFKLFALAESLGGVESLCAHPATMSHASFPPEERLKMGVKDTLIRLSVGVEDIDDIITDLAQAIG; from the coding sequence ATGAAGTTCGGAACGAAAGCAATACATGCAGGGGTACAGCCGGATCCGGCTACCTCCGCCATTATGACGCCGATTTACCAGACCTCCACCTACGCACTCGAAAGTCCGGGCAAGCACAAGGGCTATACCTATTCCCGCTCGCACAATCCTACGCGTACCGCTTTGCAGGAAGCACTGGCCTCGCTTGAAAACGGAACTGCGGGAATCTGCTTCGCATCCGGGCAGGCAGCGACTGATGCTGTGCTGAAGATGTACAGGCCGGGTGACGAGATCATCGTCAGCAGTGACCTTTACGGAGGTACTTACCGGATCATGAAAAAACTGTACGAGCCCGCCGGCCTCATTTTCCGGTTTGCTGATCTGAGTGAGCCGCGCATCCTGCACGAACTGATTACTGAAAAAACGAAGCTCGTATGGATTGAAACCCCGACCAATCCATTACTGAAAATTACAGATATCGGGCAAATCACGACCATCTGCAAAAGCAAGGGAGTACAAGTAGCCGTGGATAACACCTTTGCATCACCCTATCTCCAGAATCCTCTCGACCTCGGTGCGGATATTGTTATGCACTCGGTTACCAAATACCTGGGCGGGCATTCGGATGTAATTATGGGTGCATTGATTGTCAGGGATGAAGGATTGTCAGAGACTCTCTCTTTTATCCAGAACACTGCCGGAGCCGTACCGGGGCCGCAGGATTGTTTTCTGGTGCTGCGGGGATTAAAAACGCTTCATCTCCGCATGCAGCGGCATTGCGAAAACGCAGCCGTGGTTGCACAATGGCTTACTGAAAACCCGAAAGTCGGGGCTGTTTACTATCCTGGTCTGGCTGCTCATCCGCAGCATGAACTGGCGCGCAAGCAGATGCGCGGATTCGGGGGTATGCTGTCGTTTGAACTCAAAGGTGATGTCTACGACGATGCAGTGCGGGTATTTGAACGTTTTAAATTGTTTGCACTGGCCGAGTCGCTGGGCGGTGTAGAGTCCTTGTGCGCACACCCGGCCACCATGTCGCACGCCAGCTTTCCACCGGAAGAACGGTTGAAAATGGGTGTCAAGGATACACTAATAAGACTGAGTGTGGGGGTGGAAGATATAGATGACATTATTACTGACCTGGCACAGGCAATAGGCTAG
- a CDS encoding RNA polymerase sigma factor: MTALPDRQMISKVSQGDEVAFGQLCAYFRDPAFRLCSDVLKDEAAAQGIITDVFAGIWADRLRLLQEENFQAYLFVKLRNQLFHQMAGYAGADSREKYMQKMLAMGRHED; encoded by the coding sequence ATGACAGCGCTACCTGACAGACAGATGATCAGCAAAGTATCTCAGGGTGATGAGGTGGCATTTGGGCAGCTTTGCGCATACTTCCGTGATCCGGCTTTCCGGCTTTGTTCTGATGTGCTCAAAGATGAAGCTGCTGCGCAAGGCATTATCACGGATGTTTTTGCGGGAATATGGGCAGACAGGCTGAGGCTCCTGCAGGAGGAAAATTTTCAGGCTTACCTGTTTGTAAAATTGCGTAACCAGCTTTTTCACCAAATGGCCGGGTACGCAGGCGCTGATTCAAGGGAAAAATATATGCAGAAAATGCTTGCGATGGGCAGGCACGAAGATTAA
- a CDS encoding copper homeostasis protein CutC — protein sequence MTIEVCAYSLESCINAQAGGAGRIELCSGLGEGGTTPSAGLIEIVRKHVDISLFVMIRPRGGDFVYDVFEEEIMRKDIDLAKKLGADGVVLGILNADGQVDISRTKALVDYAAPLKVTFHRAFDLTPDPVKALKAVIATGAERILTSGQKATAEEGIELLSQLAREAGSKIEIMAGGGVSHHNAARLAEAGVHALHLTAKAFRPGRQKFFPEGISMAGGVPDERSVMYSDLGLVEAIVQVVS from the coding sequence ATGACCATTGAAGTTTGTGCCTACTCTCTCGAATCGTGCATCAATGCCCAGGCAGGCGGCGCCGGACGGATAGAGCTTTGCAGCGGGCTTGGCGAAGGAGGTACCACACCCAGTGCCGGCCTGATCGAGATTGTCCGGAAACATGTAGACATTTCACTTTTTGTCATGATCCGGCCCAGGGGCGGTGACTTTGTTTACGATGTTTTTGAGGAAGAGATCATGCGCAAAGACATTGACCTTGCTAAAAAGCTGGGCGCAGACGGTGTTGTACTGGGCATTCTCAATGCCGACGGTCAGGTTGATATCAGCCGCACCAAAGCACTGGTTGACTATGCTGCACCCTTGAAAGTAACCTTTCACCGCGCATTTGACCTGACACCCGATCCCGTAAAAGCCCTCAAAGCCGTGATTGCGACCGGAGCGGAACGTATCCTGACTTCCGGCCAGAAAGCCACGGCCGAGGAAGGTATTGAACTCCTGAGCCAGCTCGCCAGGGAAGCCGGCTCAAAGATTGAAATTATGGCAGGAGGAGGTGTAAGCCACCACAATGCAGCCAGGCTTGCGGAGGCAGGCGTACATGCATTGCATCTTACAGCAAAGGCTTTCCGGCCCGGCAGGCAGAAGTTTTTTCCCGAAGGCATATCCATGGCCGGCGGCGTACCCGACGAACGTTCGGTTATGTACAGCGATCTGGGCCTTGTTGAGGCCATTGTGCAAGTAGTTTCATAG
- a CDS encoding succinate dehydrogenase/fumarate reductase iron-sulfur subunit produces the protein MHINLKVWRQKNKTSQGAFEDYSLDGVSPDMSFLEMFDVLNEKLIVEGKDPVAFDHDCREGICGMCSMYINGRPHGPLKGVTTCQLHMRSFNDGDTIVVEPWRAQAFPVLKDLVTDRDAFDRVIAAGGFVSVNTGNAQDANALPIPKEAADDAFSAAACIACGACVAACKNASAMLFVSAKISQLALLPQGQAERSIRAEKMVAQMDAEGFGACTNTGACSAECPKEIGQVNIARLNREYIGAKFSSSAV, from the coding sequence ATGCATATTAACCTTAAAGTGTGGAGGCAAAAAAATAAGACTTCACAGGGAGCTTTTGAGGATTACAGCCTTGACGGTGTGTCGCCAGACATGTCGTTCCTCGAAATGTTCGACGTATTGAATGAAAAACTGATTGTAGAAGGAAAGGATCCGGTAGCATTTGACCACGATTGCCGTGAAGGTATCTGCGGTATGTGCTCCATGTATATCAACGGACGTCCGCACGGGCCACTGAAAGGAGTTACTACCTGCCAGCTGCATATGCGCTCGTTCAACGATGGCGATACGATTGTGGTGGAACCATGGCGTGCACAGGCATTTCCGGTCCTTAAAGATCTCGTTACCGATCGTGACGCTTTTGACCGTGTGATTGCGGCGGGTGGATTTGTTTCGGTAAATACAGGAAACGCACAGGATGCGAATGCCTTGCCGATACCTAAAGAAGCTGCTGACGACGCATTTTCAGCGGCTGCATGTATCGCCTGCGGTGCGTGTGTGGCTGCCTGCAAAAATGCCTCTGCTATGCTTTTTGTATCTGCGAAGATTTCGCAGCTTGCATTGCTGCCGCAGGGACAGGCTGAGCGCAGCATTCGTGCCGAAAAGATGGTTGCTCAAATGGATGCTGAAGGTTTCGGTGCATGTACCAATACGGGTGCCTGCTCGGCAGAATGCCCCAAAGAGATCGGACAGGTAAATATTGCCCGTCTCAACCGCGAATATATTGGTGCCAAGTTTTCATCTTCGGCAGTATAA